DNA sequence from the Burkholderiales bacterium genome:
GACCGGCATTCAGACACCGGTGGCCTATCTCACCTGCAATTTCTCCGCGCCGGTGGGGGGCAGGCCCGCCCTCTTCACCCATGACGAAGTGATCACTCTTTTCCACGAGTTCGGCCATGGCCTGCATCATCTGCTGACGCGGGTGGAGGAACTGGGTGTGTCGGGAATCAACGGGGTGGAGTGGGATGCCGTCGAGCTGCCCTCCCAATTCATGGAAAACTTTTGCTGGGAGTGGGAAGTGGTCGCTCCCATGACCCGCCATGTGGAGACCGGCGAGCCCCTGCCGCGGGCGCTTTTCGACAAAATGGTGGCGGCGAAGAATTTCCAGAGCGGCATGCAGATGGTGCGCCAGATCGAATTCGCCCTCTTCGACATGCACCTCCACTACGATTTTGATCCGGAGGGGGACAAGACGCCGCTCGATCTCCTCGACGACATCCGGCGGCAGGTGGCCGTGGTCTTTCCGCCCTCCTACAACCGCTTCCCCAACAGCTTCGCCCACATCTTCGCCGGTGGCTATGCGGCGGGCTATTACAGCTACAAATGGGCGGAGGTCCTCTCCGCCGACGCCTACAGCCTGTTCGAGGAAAACGGGGTGCTCAATGCCGAAGTGGGCCAGCGCTTCCTCAATGAAATCCTCGGCACAGGTGGCTCCCGCAGCGCGCTCGAATCCTTCATCGCCTTCCGCGGCCGCAAGCCCAGCATCGACGCCCTGCTGCGCCACTCCGGCATGATGGAACCGCAAGCCGCATGAGGCTCTTCGAAGTGCAGGTGGTCGACTGGCAGGAGGCGGCGCCGCAACTCGCCCGCGTGCGGCGGGCGGTATTCATCGAGGAGCAGGGCGTGCCGGAGGCATTGGAGTGGGATGGCGAGGACGCCGCGGCGGTGCACGTTTTGGCGCGCGCGTCGAATGGTGAACCCATCGGCACCGGGCGCCTCCTCATGCATGGCGGGCTCGCCCACATCGGACGCATGGCGGTGGTGAAGCCCTGGCGGGGCCGCGGTGTGGGCAGTGCGCTGCTTGCGCGCCTGCTCAGCGAAGCCCGGCGCCTGGGCTGCCGGGAAGCAAAGCTCTCCGCCCAGACCCACGCCCTGCCCTTCTACGCGCGTTTCGGCTTCCGGCCGGAGGGCGAAGTATTCCTCGACGCGGGCATCCCCCATCGCCGCATGCGTTGCCTGCTGTCGCAGCGCTGAAAACTAGCGGCTGCCGTGGCCCCCCCTGAGGGAACCCGCCACCATGCCCACGAGGCTTGCGAAAAAGCCCACGAACTGGGCGGGCAGAGGGGCGCCCGCCGGCAGCAGAAATTCGGCGGCGATCCAGGCGACAAAGCCCAGCAGCATGGACAGCACCGCACCCCGGTTGTTGGCGCGCTTCCAGTACACACCGGCCGCCAGGGGCACGAAAGCCACCGCCAGCGTCACCTTGTAGGCATTCTCCACCATGGTGTGGATGGGCGTTTCCGCTTCCACCGACCATACCGCATAGGCCATCACCAGCACGGCGAACACCACCACCACGGCCTGGGTGATGCGCAGCAGGGCGTGCTGGGTCAGGCGATGAGCGGGCATGAATTCCTTGATGACGTTTTCCGAAATGGTCACCGCCGGGGCGAGCAGCGTGCCGGAGGCAGTGGACATGATCACCGACAGGAGCGCCCCGTAGAAAATGATCTGCGCAGCAAGGGGCAGGTGGTTCTTGACGAAGGCGGGCAACAGTTTCTGCACATCGGTCGCAAGGAGGGCGCCGGTGGTGGCCGGATCCACCAGCGAGGCGGCGTAGGTGAGATAGAGGGGCACGGCGGCAAAGAGGAGGTAGAGCACGCCACCGATCACCGTGCCCCAGACCGCGACGAATTCGTTCTTCGACGAGTTGGCGCGCTGGAAAACGTCCTGCTGGGGCACGGAGCCCAGGCCCATGGTGAAGAGGCCGGCGGCGAAGCTGATCACCGCCCCCCACTCCAGGGGCGGCCAGAACTGAAACTTGCCCGCCGCCGCGGCATGTTGCACCACCGGCATCACCCCGCCCACCTGGGGCATGCTGCCCACGAGAAAAGCAATCCACAAAAGGCCGATGACGATCACCGTCATCTGCACGAAAGTGGTGAGGGCAACCGACCACATGCCGCCAAAGAGCGTGTACAGGGCCACCACGCCGCCACCGATGAGAATGCCCTGCGCCTGGGTGATGAGACCATCGGACAGCACGTTGAACACCAGCCCCAGCGCCACCACCTGCGCCGACACCCAGCCCAGGTAGGAAGCCGCGATGGCGAGCGCCATGACGATCTCCACCGGCCGGCTGTAACGCTTGCGGAAGAAATCGCCCAAGGTGACGAGTTTCATGCGGTAGAGGGGACGGGCGAAAAACAGGCCAAAGAGGATCAGCGCCAGGGTGGCGCCGAAGGGATCGGAAATCGTGGCGCCGAGGTTTTCCCTCATGAAAGTGGCGGGAATGCCCAGCACCGTCTCGGCGCCGAACCAGGTGGCGAACACCATGGCCACGACGATGATCATGGGCAGCGACTGCCCGGCGGTGATGTAGTCCTTCGCGGTGTGCACGCGGGTTGCTGCATAGACACCGATGCCGATGGAAATCACCAGGTAGAGAATGACGAAACCGAGGAGCATGGCTGGTCCTTTTCCTCAATCAACCCCGCAGCAGGCGGATTATAAAGGAGGTCCTCTCCCGCCTTACCCACGCAACCACACGGCGGCAAGCAGAAGT
Encoded proteins:
- a CDS encoding GNAT family N-acetyltransferase, which gives rise to MRLFEVQVVDWQEAAPQLARVRRAVFIEEQGVPEALEWDGEDAAAVHVLARASNGEPIGTGRLLMHGGLAHIGRMAVVKPWRGRGVGSALLARLLSEARRLGCREAKLSAQTHALPFYARFGFRPEGEVFLDAGIPHRRMRCLLSQR
- a CDS encoding sodium:solute symporter family protein codes for the protein MLLGFVILYLVISIGIGVYAATRVHTAKDYITAGQSLPMIIVVAMVFATWFGAETVLGIPATFMRENLGATISDPFGATLALILFGLFFARPLYRMKLVTLGDFFRKRYSRPVEIVMALAIAASYLGWVSAQVVALGLVFNVLSDGLITQAQGILIGGGVVALYTLFGGMWSVALTTFVQMTVIVIGLLWIAFLVGSMPQVGGVMPVVQHAAAAGKFQFWPPLEWGAVISFAAGLFTMGLGSVPQQDVFQRANSSKNEFVAVWGTVIGGVLYLLFAAVPLYLTYAASLVDPATTGALLATDVQKLLPAFVKNHLPLAAQIIFYGALLSVIMSTASGTLLAPAVTISENVIKEFMPAHRLTQHALLRITQAVVVVFAVLVMAYAVWSVEAETPIHTMVENAYKVTLAVAFVPLAAGVYWKRANNRGAVLSMLLGFVAWIAAEFLLPAGAPLPAQFVGFFASLVGMVAGSLRGGHGSR